The DNA sequence ggtacggagtgcattggtaaggtgtgtgatgtttggtagtacatcatagtgttaccagcacttgtacgggaaggtacaaggtgtttgtggtacaacactagatagtactcagggtgcggtcataccttacctatactaatacgaaggtataatgagtgtatgtggtacatggtacatggtcgtgtcccagttagaacgttcatactcatctgttaagctctgtaaataggtgtatgggcgcctatttacaggtcgaaaattatatgatatgttatatgcatttcttactgagtctgttgactcacagtttctgcttccatgtgtaggtaaaggaaaggcgaaggctgaacaggagtgatcctgagctcgggtgagattgtacatgtcaagcagcgcgacctggagtgttcggtctcgggacatctgggagttgtattttgaaagtcgctgtgcgacctgtaaatctgtatattttggaatgtatatttaaaaagtaaagtttgtaaagttttaaaaatcgggatcccgacacttgtaaatatttcattaaattacaaagtttaatgtttaatgcaaaagttttaatttgacacgtttttcgagaaatttctttgattagcaaagattgcacaattattgaaaaagcactgtagcgtgccttagcattagggcgttacaacgcatatgattatatacccgaaattctatccctaaatgatataaatcctcaatcttagatatctcctacttgtataggcaaatcatagagttagattagtagtggtggtccaagaaagaattattaattatacagttatactttcacaagtgtttaataaccattttctttcaatggattcaaactgtatgagtttagtattctgtgaccagaatccacttgcactattctaagaactctttgatgtaactaaacttaagtcatcaaaagatacaaccacatattttataaatctatggcatttgtatcttgttcatagtggttttgacaagatcattctctgcaaagagttaatatgcctatatccaatgaaagtaagttcatctcattcgcagatggatgtacattcaggggtggatataagttttcgttgtattcttaaaacgatcactctagattttaccatatgcaaaagaaatttgaaatgtttgaaaaatttcatgaatttctagcaatggtaagtggttaaagatcttgagaactgataggggtggagaaaaagttagtagatatgcagttcaaagatcattaatttgattttgaataatatccaaacttacctccctagaaattcgagttgcaaattgatgattagttactagtcgttgcctaaatccttctatggtaataaaatttcagaatgatgtaatggttgtatacttaaagtaaatcattactagattcatggatgacctaatcgaaatcttaagaaaagctagaactgctaaccctggtttgcatgtttgttagctattctaagtgattaggggtggagcatcccataatcattagacaagaaagtgtttgtttaaacaaatactgcttttctaagaaaatgactaagtctgaaaataaagtagcaaataaaggagatattttttcttgattccataagtgttctatcaacTTATtagttacaagatgatcccactacctctgttgtcttaacacaactgaagaggtctataccatttagttttctttgacatagttcacggtaccttgttgtagtgggagagtttctaggaactcaccttgttataacttggaagacactagtgattaaaatccattgtgagtttaaacaagtaatggattgtcaagataagaaactaagaagaaagccaatagaactatggtttgatccattcacatggagtaacctaaagttttctattacaaggacatgataggaaattttcgttcataagtctattcaatggacttaacaaaaattcctgttcctagtattataggtatgagtttatctaaacctatggcttgtggtatacctggtaattacttactctaatgcaagcatgagatgctgatgcattttctttccaatggcaatctatagaagcttcacaacttcttagatatagattttatttatctaaggaaaagtctcaactattccagagaagataaagccatgaaagaatttcttaaatcaacagtgagaggtctcagatatgctttagtatgccttagaccagacacctactgttgagtgggagtaatgagtaagtatcagattaatctaggagaggaacattggaagacaatcaagtaaatttttaagattaagaagaggaactatatgttagtcaataagggtggttttgaaactcttagactacaccacatcagatttcaagacttgcctttgtgctagaaagtctgctgatgagatggtgattactttgggggtggagtagtgatgttggagaagtgtaacaacctatctgaaatcacttggtctaccagaaagagactgaatgttaaaagttgcaggaaagatacttttcagtctaaggaaagttctatacatttgtggcagtgttccaacttgccttaactactagggttacttcctgtgtaacaaaagagtagttgcccaaaagtatagaatccagtatcccaaacaaaaaagtagacatatagagaggaatttcacattatcaaggattttgtgattaaggaagagtaatggtggagaagaggttgtgtttaattcaacctgtcagatcccattacgaggagtatactactattacacttgattggtatatcaaggtgttaatgattatttgaaatgcactttttgttttatattagtgcaagtgggagtttgttgggttttatgccctaaataaaactcatttcatataatcagatttacttattaataaagatcagaaataacattttatgttgcatggttcacatgatttatttcatgattatatgtgtatataatgtatgaattctttttaagtccagaacatatgagtttgttaaagattatagtgttgtcagcacagtggaatataatctttattatatgttcaaaagttgattccctgatttgtcagaacactggatttagactgacatggtataatcagcgataggtattcttacagcttggaaaagtgttatgtcctttccaggacattggcaaagtttaccagtatcggatgtatggagtatacattggaatggaccgatattgaactttgaattagattttgaaacttaccgtaaatatctattcaattcaatatcacatgttgatcctagatcacatgatcgaaatcctgatatggttaggctcaatttcaagagtgttactcgtgttctttgatttgttagttaagcctagttttgtatcagggtgatacgtacattttgggaacacggtagtacaattgagtgggggagcgctaacataaatatggaatctatagcttctatttggcaaatagaagtaaaggatgatttccttcgagcttaaccaaacgaagataaatggtggagatctcatttcacttaggtgaaatatcatttatacagggttaagtgttttaaggataaaatacattgtagggtgttacggtaatttaatcctgtacagtgtaaatcatctatatagaggatcattgatcacattagggttataacaatggataactaatgacgggtctatatcgtggaacatatagagcgtttctatatgactgagagtgcaattccaagttctaagtgtggattcaatgaggaattaataagttagggtatttacttggtaaattcggttcgacttattggaagctcggttatatagacccatggtccccatactagttgaggccatactgcttgtaagactcagttaattgattttaattaatcaattataattctaaaagttagactatgtctactttatgaattctcacagtttaaggatgaaatcgtaaagaaaagggtttctaggtttaattattaattaagagactttgtatgtctaattaataattattttaaatgacagtattatttaataatctattttagttattaaataattagttttggcatttaaatgattagaattggaaaaatggcattttttggagaaattgaaataaaattgaggaaactgcaaaatccaagtgaggcccatattccctctatggccgagcactccctttgtgtttcccaattattatttttattttttaattgtcatgtaattgctaatcaaagcctagctataataggaaagtggcggatcacactaaataaggcagttgattgattacacagtaattaaggaaactgttttatttggaaagttgtgctctcccttctccctatataaagcaaccttgttctcttctcttgtatgcatgagaagccataagccacgaaattcaagagagaaaaagagagaaaaattcgaaatccttgtgagatgagtagtgcccacacacatcaagtggtatctcaatcatagtatggaagactatggaatttctgcatcaaaggaggagaaaagaagatccaggttcagatcttggtgatgctctgctacagaaaggaatcaagggctagagatctgaacggaaggagtcatattattccgctgcacccactgtaaggttttctaactttatatgtgtttattttcattgttttagaattgatattaggttgttaatccaacatacttgttagtaaatctagatcctggtaaaataatttccaacagatatgTAGGCAGCTCGATTAATTAAATGGACTGAGTTCAACTGCAATTCCAAATTCACTCCAAATTTTccctaattattttaattatttaatgtcattgtaattggaatcaaagggtattttctttaaataaaaggattgtaattaagagattatttttataatcttgAATGGGtcgaatttaaattaataaactcttaTGCTATAATTTTGGCATAGGTGAAATTAtgttttgcatttatttttaaCATTCTAAATGTGAAATTTTTGCTTAACAAGTACATTACAAGTATATATAGTGGTACTGGTAGAGGCAGTCACATATTTAAGTGAgggcaaaaaaaaattagaatactaataatgaaaaatataattttaattgagaaaagtataaattttagtgggataaaataaaaatatttaaaaataatatgagaaatataaattttataaagataaaaatgaaaaatataaaattgatggggacaaaaaaaaaaaaagatttatacaatcgcaaggaaaaaattatatgtgacaAGCCAACATGCGGCCGGGAAGAATTTCCTACACCAAGGTATATTACaaaacatatgatgttattgaaattaagttaaaattaaaaaagatagcaacaatcttattatgcattttacagtgtTATAGTATATattgaacttgatgacaatatAAAGAGCCTATCTGTTGAcatgttcgcagatattgtggaaaaaatatttttcatgtaatgcTGCCCAACTAATAGAATACATGTATTGCAGAGGtgtagttttaaaaaaataataaagttttacatgtctttcataagttgatttttttaattaaataagttatgCACACCATATCTAatcatcttaaatgaaaatacatcacaggaacaccgccgctttgttgacactaccatattcaatttatcactgaaaaaatggacaatccagttatatgcggacccggttagaatgaaaagtgcaaaatataaaaattacactattgtctctatcgaagcaaatgaagtttgaaatccaccaatgagtatcataagttttcatatctacaatttttagacaaatgctatattcaattatcaacaatttagagattgatttttaattttatttttattttacacccatttaagtaatgtttctttaagtattggaacatcaatttttagtttatttttggattaaactatgaacatatttaaattatcaagctttcttaaacactaatatattgcattcgatattcacttttaattgacaacattgtaaactataatattttgatacacataataataatctcacataataattaataatattctttctttaatttttaattgtatcactttcaaataacatataaaaaaattaacataaaatttaaaagatatcaCGTACTGCATGCGTAACTTTTTTgctaatctatatatatatatacttaaataGAGTTAATTctatagtatattattttacaatacaaTGTACTTAACACCATTAGCACGTAAAGCAATCAACATTCATATAAAGTTATTGCttgattaattttattaaaatgctATAACATCTATCAAGTTTCAAGTCTTCAATAATATGCatgctatatatattaatttcgaATAAGATTGTACAAGTGTCGTGCAAATCTTCAGGTGGTCTCCAATTAATGATAGATTATTATTTCAAACTTGTAGATAACAATTCTAGAGAaggaaaaaacaaataataaaggaTCACATATCATATAATCTAATGTAAGAAAAGAGTAATAATGAACATCTTTGGTGTTTCATGTTTGCAAGATTAGGAAATGTAAAATAGAGAGCCAAAGTCTATGAAGTTTCCTATTCAACAATTTTATTATCACACATTTAGGCTGATATTCCCCTCTTATTTTAATGTATGCTTCTCCAATGGAATAAATGGTCATTATCGAAATTCTTCAAAAAAGTATAAAGTTGGTTGGGAATCAATCATATCTCATTTTAGCTTTGAGCAAATATGCATTGATTTGTTTTCTTGTACAACTTTCCATCTACTTAAattctcctctctctctctctcaaccccAATCATATAAGTTATATAACGAATTTTTTGCTTTTTGACTTCTAAACTCATCTTTTCTTAGTAGCCAGAATCTAGGCTACACTCTTCCATcatggaaaagaagaaaaaagtctTTAAATATGGCGATGCATTGCTTCAAAACTCAAGCCCTTTTACCAAGAAAAAACAGAGATATGGCTGTAGCTTCTGCCTTTCCCGATGTATTTTCCTGGATTCAGAACCTTCCACCAGTTAATCAATGGCGAACAACTTGTATTTCCTTATGTTTAAGTTCTTCATCAGCTTCAAATCAACCATCACTCAATCTCACCATATCAAAAACCAACCAAAACCCAACTCTTTGTTTCGCCATTGTTGCAAGTTTTAACCTTCCTATCTATCTTTGGACCTCAAAACCAGTTAACTTCAGCTCAAATAATTCACTTAAGTTGCTAAGTGAAGAGGCCATATTGTCTTTATTGGTTAATCTCATTGAAGAAGTCCTTCGCTATGGctcaaacaacaacaacaactccaTCAAGTTCCAAAGAGTAGATTCCATTCCCGAAGTTAGAGAAATCTTTAACCTTGCTTTTCAAACTCTCTTTTTCCTCATTTGCATCTATGAAACTCCAGTTGATCTCCGATCAGATTGTCTAAACACTCTAAGGAACACCTTGGCCAAATGCCAATCAAGAAGAGCAACCAAATTGCTCATGAAACTTCTGGGGTCCAACTTAGAAGAGAAGTGGATGCGCTCCATAAACCTTGCCATAACCAATTGGATATCGGAGGTGCAATCCACTCGCCGCGGCAGCTCCCTGAAAACACCCTCGCCACTCTTCTCTTATGCTATTTCAACATTGGGGTTATGGAAAGTTCAACTGTACTGTCCTCTCATAACCATGAATCTCGAGAGCTCGAGTAATAATAGTGCTCCTTCGGCTGATGAAAAGCTTCAATTCTCCCTCGATTACCACCAATTGGAAGGTGTGATTCAGTTCAACTACAGAGTCATACCTCAAGAAACCTGGGTCGGGATCATGGTTAATATTGACAACATAAGGTACCgtacatatatataacaatacACGAGAATAAATCAATAATCTTCGCAACAAATTAATGGGCATtcgtttctttctttttttttttttttctttcattcccTGACAGATGTGATGTGATCAAGCTTGTGAGCGATACACTAATGGCAGAACGAGGAGTTGGGTCAACAGAAAAGCACTTCCCATCTCGAATATCTTTACAGCTAACCCCAATTCAGCAAAACAACGTACTAAGCGTATCGGTGAGCAAATCCTCTGAAAACCCAGCAAGAGAAATCGGGGTAGAGAGAAGCATAGAAGCCGGATTCGAGCCCCCAAATCCTTACTTGGGTCTCAGGGTATCAGCCGGAGAGACAATGACGATGACCCTGAAGCCATGGAAGTTCGAGCAATCAGTGTACGGTAACAGTGGAAACTTGAACTGGTACCTCCATGATAGTGTGGACGGAAGAGAGGTATTTTCTTCGAAACCCTCCAAGTTTGCTTTGCTAAACCCGAAATCGTGGTTCAAACACAGATACTCAAGCGCCTACAGGCCATTTACGAGGCAAGGAGGAGTGGTTTTCGCGGGCGATGAGTATGGGGAGAGTGTGTTATGGAAGGTGGACAAGGCCGCCATGGGAAAAACTATGGAGTGGGAAATAAGAGGGTGGATTTGGTTAACTTATTGGCCTAATAAGTACAGAACGTTTTATAATGAGACTAGGAGATTGGAGTTTAGGGAAATTGTTGGTCTACCAATTTCTTAGAAATTACTGTTACTTTACTCATGTTTTGTTTGGATTGATCTTTTtgtaaaagttttttttttattattattctaataaatagttAGAGCAATAGTTGCTTTGTTTGACATCATTGATATTTAAGTAATAGTGCTTGTTTGATCTCACTTATATTATAGCTTTCATAGACAAATATTAGTATGATACTTTGTTGTTGGTGTTGCTAGATGTGATATCGCCTGGCCAAAAGaggggtggtggtggtggtgaatatatttatataaaagaataatttccgtcataaaatatttaatttaattactagttgcaaataaatattaaattttattttttacggtAATAATACATAAGTTAAATTTTTAGAATTTATTTACATAAGTCATTATCTATGTGTCATTATCTTcttagtatatttaaattattttttttaaaaaaaaataaaaatttaatgattggACCAATTAAGAATTATCAACACTTAACCCTCAGGTAcctacaaaaattttaaaaatataacttaggtatttatttaaaACGGGAAgtcaaacttaaatatttatgtcaTGAATTACTCATATAAAAAGTGTTTTTTTGTCTTAGGCAAACTATAAAAAAACtgtaaaataaagtagcaaaaagaattttcttaatatttctcAATAATTTATGTATAGATTTTTATGGAATGACATACAATTACAAATAAAGTTTGTAAGGGGGTGTAAAAGATATTGAAAAGTTGAAAAACCCAACTGAAATTCACCTTTTATTGACATCACATTGTTTTTGTCAGCTTATTTGCTTATTTGTCAAGCTTATCTTTCTTTTCTCATGTTTTTCACAATTTTAGGCTAGCTTTCACCCTATTTACATTGGTTCCTTACCACGTTTTAATCTAATATGAATAGGTGCTCGTTGAGCTAATTTTGTAAGcaacaaatattttaaaaagtcAAAAGTGtcgtaatatatttaaaatgagttttattttgtACATCTCTCACATAGATTTTAGTTGCATAAAGTTATGTTTGGAAATTAGATTTtggttagaaaaaaaaaatatataaaaaaagagaaatgttaaagcCTAACACTTATGTGATGTGTAAGATCGATATTGATGCAATTTAATATTGGATTttgcttattttattttaataaatattatagaaaatCACACCAATTATAAAGCGACATTTTATCGTGGTGTTAAGCACCATAAGAGGATCTCCAATAGTAGCATCCTTTAAGGATGCTAAAAATTTACACATcatctaaaaatataatatttattttatctctTTTTCACATTATTTTTGGTACTCTTACTTCTAAAAATACTCCAATGTATAACActctttaaaaataatataattatgatctcacacattattattattattattattattgaatatatatcctaataaattttttattaaaaaataatgaatagCATCAATGCTACGACATAGCATCCATGTAAATTTTTAGAATGGCATTCTATTCTCTCCAATAGTATAGAATCTTAATATTTTGCCACATAATATGTCCATCTCACCAAGCATCTTCTAAAATTTTACCATTAAAATGCTCTATGTGTCTCATAGTAATGCTcataaagaaaatataagaaACAAAGTGtggaaaacaataaaaaataaattaatttttcatgttTGATATGGAAAATTTTGTTAAATCAAGCGTTTTTCATACAATTTTTCTTTCCATATTAAATACAAGACTTCATTATTTTTGatgttctaatttttttttatatctttcTTACCTTTTTCTTTCCCACCAAAATACAATTTCTAAACATTTTTAGCCATCTTATTGATTATGACAATCATAGGGTTGAAATACTAAGAGCCTATTTGGTTGTGTTTTTCAGTTTTTAgaattgtgtttttaaaaatgagaataaaaaaattatcgcttaaaaatttaatggtattttgcacaaattttttaaaactacttttatattttttttcttactaaaaaaatcaatatttt is a window from the Cannabis sativa cultivar Pink pepper isolate KNU-18-1 chromosome 1, ASM2916894v1, whole genome shotgun sequence genome containing:
- the LOC115703562 gene encoding uncharacterized protein LOC115703562, giving the protein MAMHCFKTQALLPRKNRDMAVASAFPDVFSWIQNLPPVNQWRTTCISLCLSSSSASNQPSLNLTISKTNQNPTLCFAIVASFNLPIYLWTSKPVNFSSNNSLKLLSEEAILSLLVNLIEEVLRYGSNNNNNSIKFQRVDSIPEVREIFNLAFQTLFFLICIYETPVDLRSDCLNTLRNTLAKCQSRRATKLLMKLLGSNLEEKWMRSINLAITNWISEVQSTRRGSSLKTPSPLFSYAISTLGLWKVQLYCPLITMNLESSSNNSAPSADEKLQFSLDYHQLEGVIQFNYRVIPQETWVGIMVNIDNIRCDVIKLVSDTLMAERGVGSTEKHFPSRISLQLTPIQQNNVLSVSVSKSSENPAREIGVERSIEAGFEPPNPYLGLRVSAGETMTMTLKPWKFEQSVYGNSGNLNWYLHDSVDGREVFSSKPSKFALLNPKSWFKHRYSSAYRPFTRQGGVVFAGDEYGESVLWKVDKAAMGKTMEWEIRGWIWLTYWPNKYRTFYNETRRLEFREIVGLPIS